The Christiangramia flava JLT2011 genome has a segment encoding these proteins:
- a CDS encoding Lrp/AsnC family transcriptional regulator — MKLDDFDRHILKHLQQDSKKTNKEISNEVGLSVTAVYERIRKMEREGVISKYVAILNPEKIERNFMVLCQIKLLQHTREYLTRFEKEVTGLPEVTEVFHVSGDYDYILKVLVKDMEAYREFMVTKLTTLKHIGSTKSSFTIGKVKQTTAVNL; from the coding sequence ACCGCCATATTCTGAAACATCTTCAGCAGGATTCCAAAAAAACGAATAAGGAAATTTCCAACGAAGTGGGCCTTTCCGTAACCGCTGTTTATGAGCGCATCCGGAAAATGGAAAGGGAAGGCGTGATCTCCAAATACGTTGCGATTCTCAACCCGGAAAAGATCGAAAGGAATTTTATGGTGCTTTGCCAGATCAAGCTGCTGCAGCATACCCGCGAATATCTTACCCGTTTTGAAAAAGAAGTCACCGGCCTGCCTGAAGTGACCGAAGTTTTTCACGTGAGCGGCGACTACGATTATATCCTGAAGGTTCTGGTAAAAGACATGGAAGCCTATCGAGAATTTATGGTCACCAAACTAACCACCTTGAAGCACATTGGCAGCACGAAAAGCAGTTTTACCATCGGGAAAGTCAAGCAAACAACAGCTGTAAACCTGTAA